The window ATTTTAGCAACAGCTTTCAGGCTTCAAAAGCTGAGAAAACTCACCATTGATAATGTTGTTTCGAATAAGGCTTTGCAGAAAAACACAAACAAGTCGTACAAGCCTATTCTGCATGTATTTGTCCTGTTTGGGGaaagaaaaggggggggggggttaaAATGCTTACATGTTAATTAATTATAGGAATAACATAGACAGCATGCATAGTACAGAGAGACAAACATTAATTTCATTTTCAGTTGATATGATTCACTAAGACAGACAAAAGATGCAACCATATTTTCATTGTCTCTTCATCCAATAGAACGAAACAATCCACAAGAAAAATTATTGCAAGCTGTTTAAAAAATGTCAAATTGAACTGAATGTATAATGGTGACACAATTTTGTCGTGCTTATAAACATTCAAAAGTCAATACATGTTTGGCccttttaagtttcatgagtatGGCAGGACCCTTGAAACATTTTGACCACAAGATCTTTGCATATAAGTTAGGATTAGGAGACCACCTAAAGGGTCACATAATTATTATGTGATTTTTTACATCACACTTTGTTCCAACTGCCAAAAGCAAGACTTAGAAAAGGACGGTTATATTTTAGATGCACAAATATAGGCAATTAGACATATAAACCATAGGAACAAAAATCCTGTCATGTTTTAgacatgaaaaataaataatttaggcGAAGTCAAATACCTTAATGTTCACACAAGATGATATACAATTAGTTATGTACATGTGAACGAATTCTGAAGGCAATTCAACTGCAGTTGTTAGCCTGTTCACAACTTCCATTGAGTGTAGACTCATGTCCATATTCACGAGTACTGTAAAGTATCTGTTTCCATAAATGAGCAAATAGAAACAAAGAATATAATAGCGATTGAATAATTTATAACttagaggaaagaaagagataaaataaaGGCCAAAAACATACTCTGCTATTTCGGGGGAGTTTATCAACTTAGTGAGAACATCAACTGCAATAAGGGGATTATTTTCCACCAGTTCCTGATtaccaatttgaaaataaatattacaaaaagCAACTTGCTTGACGTTTTATCAGAAACATTACAAAGACACATACTGGCAACTTTCTTGGAGTTAGTCCACAGTGGTATACAAGCTTTGGATCATTCGCCAACTCCACCAACACTTGCTGGATGCAAAAAACACAACCATCTTAGTCCTCATGAAACAATTAACACGATACTAATTTTATATTTCCAAAAGGCCAGCCCTGGACCAGGGCCAGGGTCAGCAAAAAATTAAGGGGACGACCCAAATGTTGTGTTGGTAAAGTGAACTTCCTTGGGTTGCAGGTGGAGAAGAGCAGACATGGGGATTCAGTCTGGGGAACTAAGTGCCATTCCATTTAGGCGAGACAAAATGAGCGAGCACAAGTGGTCTGATGTCCAAGCCAATTGGTATGACAATGCAAAAAGAAATATATACAGAATATATTATATACTACTAGGAAAATTATTCCAGCGGGTGTAATTTTCCTTAAAATCCCAATATTTTGCTTATATCATATATAAAAGGATAAAATACTTTCTgcaacaaattaatttaaaagacaTGCAGAGTTAAACACATTTCTACAGGAAATGATGCAAGCCTTGTAtccttttcttctttgttttcataAATTACTTCTACAAAATCATAGTAACAGTGATCACCTCTTGCTGTGCAGGTGCAAGGGCTCCCTTCAGAGCTTTTGCAATTAAATCTCTTACTGCAGCACCTCTGCTAGTATCAACGCACATACCGTAGTCCCACATAAGTTCATGATTGTCATCAGGGTTGAGCCAAACTAGCTGAAAAGGATTCTCCAGCATAAATAGTTTGAACTATCAAGGCTCGGGTTAATCATTGCAGAAACAAATGCGAAATACCTCCCCATCAAGTATTGGTAGCCTTGGTGGAAGGGGCCTGATCCAGTGAGGGCTCAATCCTTCCAGTGAAAGATTAGACAATAACCCAACTACTGCTTCGTCTTTGTCGCCGGTGCCAAGTTTAGGTTTTGTTCCCGGTCGCAATTCAAACCTATAATCAGGCCATTACTATAATGAAGAAAATATAAGGTTTGATATAAAATAGCTATATGAAAATATTGAAGGAAGGACCAaacaatttctttattttttttaagaaaagctTCATTAATTGGTCAATCCAATGCATAGGGCCATACTCTGCTGAATCTGCATTACAATTGGGAGGAACATCAGGGTCTGGGACTACATTTTTTATAGAACCACCCTTAAATAAGCTATGATATGATTCATGATGAACTTTATCAGAAAACTGCTGCTGCAACTGATCTACAGGTGGAAAATCCTGGAATCAGAGAATAAATTAGGTACTAATGTCCCATGAggtaaagcaaaggaaggtccaTCCTAGAGACATTTAAAGGAATATTATCAGAATTTAGATGATGTGTAAGGGCAATACTGAATATATCCTGGTCAAGTAATGTATTATAAAGTTTATACATAACTTACATGCAATGATTGGTCAAATCCTTTCACGTAATCAGAAGCAGACTGTTTAAGAAACTGCAATCCTCCACCAAAAGGAATAATACCTCAGAATTTCATACCATTAAACACTAAAGATCACATCTCATGTAAGAGAAGGTATGAAAGCAGACTCTGGACCAATAGAGAGTACATAATATTTGACGTATTCTATAAAAAGAGAATGAATGCTGTAAAATCAAGAAATAAATCAGACTATAACCTCTTTGCCACTGTTGGAGGCATTAACACCTAACAATTGTAGAATGAACGCTCTCACAACTTTTTCAGACCCTTCATGACAAGCAACCTGCAGACAAGAAATTATACTTATCTTGTGTGTCATATGATGCAATATCATTGCAAAATATCTATGAGGAGTAATAAAAAGATTATTaaaaaaaggaaataataaaCCCAAGTTAATTTATAGCAGAAATGAAAACTACAGAAATATCAGTTGCTTAATATTACTCTTGATAATTTGTTTCAGCTACGAATTTCAAAAGACAACTAAATTAGAACCGGTTCTAACAACTGCACAGAGCTTTGAGCAACAGCACGAGAAGgatagaatgaaaaaaaaaaagacttactTTTACAATAAAGCTTATGAAAGGATTTGAAGCGGGTCTCTGGGATGAATATGCTTCAACAAGTAGGGCAAAGGCAATTATTCGCTCAGAGATGTTGAGTTGCTTGTCCTGCACACGAAAGATACCAATTAGATAACATTCAACATTGCTTGCACCTAAATAAGCAATAAAAAAACCTATAAATCTAAACACGCATGATTCAATACATGCCTGTCAAAATGCAATTTTTCACAGAAACCAACACTGATCAGCAGGGAAATGCACCCCTTGTTTAAATCCAACAATATCCACACTTAATTAGCTATAATTCAAAtgtcactaaaataaaaataaaaagaaaccagAAACGCAAATGACATGTCAAAATGTGCAATCTTTTCTAAGTAGTTACAATACAATGTTTCTCATTGAGAGTCCAGCACCTCGTCTTCAGAATTCTCAATACAAAACTTAAGGGAaccaaaatttgaaaaataaaatataaaaacattatTTTAAAGCAATAACATTTCCACCTGAGTAACTCAGAAATTAGATTGAGCAAAATAGATCTCTTTAagaaataataacagataaataaAATGACGCCAAAATTTGTACCAGTATCTGACTAGGTACAGGTAGGCTTTTTTCACTTTTGTGAAAAAATCAGCACACAATTACGAGAATTCACACAACGAAAAACCCAAAAGCAAGCATAAAATCCCAAAACCCTAGTATAAAGCGAGGCCAAAATCCAGTGCAGAAACGCAGTAATTAAAAACGAAGGAAAAAAGAGGTAAATTGAGAGTGTTGCCTGCAAGAGCATGAGGAGGTAGGAGCAGAGAGTGAAATGGCGATGGCGAGGGAGAGAGCTGTTGAAATCTGCAACGATCTCATGGAGTGGGCGTTGCTCAGCTCTGAGCagagagtagagtgattgacatTCTTCGGTGCTCAACTTCTCAATACTCATTTCTTCTCGATTTGAAAATTTGCGAATTTTCGCTGTGCTTTAGGGTTTTCACAGATTTGGGGGAAAACGAAGTGTTTACTGTGTAATATGAGAATGACCATCAATCACTCAACCTTCATTTCATGAActtcatttattatttatttatttatttattacattatttaccttttttgttttatatatttcatTTTATTCCTGAGCCCATCTGTTCTCCCCAGGTTTCTTCggaaatgaataataataataataataataataataataataataataataataataataataataataattttatttttcttatttatcttcatttattctctatttttattttatttgaattctaTATTATATCAATTCAAGAGTCACCAAAAagaaatatcaaataaaaaattcatacgttaaatataaataagatatttttgtGTTTGGTTAGAGGAAGGTGAATTAtgctagatttttttttcttttataaataagACCAGAGTTTgaaatattgaaaatttttagcatattatgagaaaaaaaatataatattctagTATGCTTTGAAGGAATATCTTcgtagtttatatttttaagataAACATTCTTAATCTACATAAAGAGTTGTGGTAAGAATATGAACAATTTTGCATTTAAGAGAAAATATATTAAAAGCAAAACTTTAGGTgtaattgattttaatttggAGATGGAAATACAAAATACTTCTACGATGTTACAACTTCTAGAAAGAAAAGGAATAAGATCCTTATGTTGAGAAATGATAATAGCAACTGGATTGAGAACCCGAATGATCTCAAAGAGTTTGGTATTGCTTTTTATGCTAAGCTATATACACAAGAAGATTCGAATGTTAAGTTGAATTTGGAAAGCAAATTTTTCCTTTAATGCCAGatgaattaaagagattttgttaGCAATAGGCAGCTAAAAAGCTCCTGAACCGAGCAGGCTGCTTGCCatgtattttaaaaaagtttagtCACATGTTAAAGTTTTAGTGGAGCAgtggataaaaaatatttttcaggatcCTACTTAGATGAACTATTTTAATTGTTAACTCCACTTTCATCTCTTTCATTCATAAACTGGACCATCCAAAGATGATTTCTCAGTTCCGATTAATTGGTGTTGTGCAATATGATGTACAAGCTACTGACCAATTAATCTCTATTAagctaaaaaatgtcatgagtgaGTTGGTGGATGTGCATCATGGTGCTAATAATATCTTGGTTGTCCAAAAAGTAATATATGTCATGCATGCTAAGAAAGGTCAGGTGAGTTTTATGGCACTAAAAATAGACTTAGAAAAAGCATATGATATATTAAACTGACAGTTCATCCTTGACCCTCTAAAAGATGCCAAAATTTCTTCATTCATCATGAGTATTATTTGGGAGTGCATTACGTCAACCAGCATGAGCTTACTTTGGAATTGAGACAGAATAGATTCGTTCATATCCTGTAGAGGAATCACACAAGACGACCTAATGTCTCCATACGTCTTTGTTCTGTGTATTGAAAAGCTGGCTCAACTCATATCTcaatgttaggatttggttgaattagtcctacattgcttaggatagcaaatggagtgggtggcctaggctataaatatgaggctaagttcttcatttgtttttgcaccagtcagaaacactttaagcttgtatctgatttttcttttctctgtactctttgattagagagtgttgtgaggtgtagttagatatttgctttgaagagtgtgggtgtactggggtgccggtgagagaagaGTCTATGTGTTgtacaattttcacatagtgatattctctgttgtcatttgacaacgccgtggttttttctccggtaattggagtttccacgttaattcttgtgttgtgattgtgttattttatttctctgtcaaggTGTTTTCTcaggggaattgtgtcttattcccaacaagtgtaTAGACTTCGATTCGgtggatttattcttagtatgctctgtggttgcagcctagtctgaccttccacatcagaaaagaattttgtcctgtggcttgaggttgatctttggttgctgttgttgttgctggaaggcagtgtgacactgtgagagtgcagtttggaaaaggttctggctaaggaaagacttggtatttaagtgtgtccattgtgacccacctctctttcctggggacccttcctagtgcacggtctacagttgagttatactattccagtatacggttgcaacaatgtctggatattcaagtgctgtgaagcttgaaatagagaaatttgatggaagaatcaattttggcttgtggcaagtacaagtcaaggatgtgttgatacaatcaggtttgcacaaggcgttgaaggagaagatctctggttgctctctctatgagagaagatgatgttctctagaagacaagaagtatcctcatggtattaccgcactgccatggataaggataagttgtggcaatcgggtccacaattgcacacgggcattggttggcgttgagatgcaaggtgtgtggcggagttaggtcgatggctgaagaacttccaggaaaagccaatttggaagttgcaccatgaattttcagcaaggtttcgatctgtaccaaggcgaaatgcttggagtggtctaattccaagtgagtatactttcatggtggagtatgatagttctctgaactatgattgtcggtatagacaatggcagcaaagaattgtcggtgttgacaatggaagctgaagatgtgtgactatttcaatcaaggtggagattgttaggatttggttgaattagtcctacattgcttaggatagcaaatggagtgggtggcctaggctataaatatgaggctaagttcttcatttgtttttgcaccagtcagaaacactttaagcttgtatctgatttttcttttcctctgtactctttgattagagagtgttgtgaggtgtagttagatatttgctttgaaagagtgtgggtgtactggggtgcggtgagagaaagaagtctatgtgtgtaacatttcacatagtgatattcttggttgtcatttgacacgcgtggtttttttttttttactttttttttttttttttttatttctctgtcaagtTTTTCAGATTGTGTCTTTTAACTCAGCGTGAGGAGAGACAGTGTCTATGGAGGATGAATTGGAGTTCTTGCTGATTTTTTGTTTTAGACTCACATGTTTGGCTTGTTTTTTTTGGAAGCATCAATAGAGTTTAGTTGCAAATTTGCATATGAATTATGAAGTGTGCATAAACTTTAAACATTATAGCAGTAGCGCTGTTTATAAACTGGTATAAAAGCTTCAATGTCCACAACTTGTTCgatattttctttgtttggcATATAGTGGGTCCCTCCTAACAAACCAAGAAAGGATGAGAAAACATTCAACTATAGACCTACTTGTGAGGTGTGTGTTGGCAAGGTGGAATCAGTGTTTTATGTCCTTCGCGATTGTTTGATTGTGAAAAGTCTTTGAATTAGCACTAAAATTAGTAACCTTCACCGTTCTTTCTTGAATTCTCAAGTTCTAGATTGGATCAAAGGCAACTTAAAAGAAGTTACTCGCTATTTTAATTAGTAGGACTGCACACGGATCGAATCGGATTGGATATAGCCTAAAATTCTATCTGATCCGTATTGCACTCATCGGATCGATCGGATACGATATCCACATTTTTTTAGGCCGAATCTGATTCAATTCGCATACTTGCAGATCGGATTGAATAtcgggtatatccgcataattaaaaaaactattttaaaattctatttggctgcttttacaaaaaaaaaatccaaaaaatttattttttatttgtttaagcctatttactcctaaaatattatcacTAAAAGTTCTCTTGAATAACTCCTCTTTTTTGTGAGTACCAGTTTTCTGGAAGTGCATCAAAGATCTTCAAATCGGACAAGATTTAAAAGAAAAGACTAAAAAAGGtgttaaataaatattttgaaaataaaattgactGAAATCGAAATaatttgcattgaatttaaacaaTGCGATAAAATACCTTCGAGTGAATCAAAGGACTTTCGACATGGAAATTAAAGATGTTGGAATGTAAatttgacaagaaaattaaagttgTTTGAAAGATAAATTGAACATGGAAAGTATAGTTTTGCAGAAAttgtaaattgaaaagataaaaatatggAAGGAATCCTACAAAAAAGAGACTCGAACACAGACTCAGAAATTCGctggggatgtgagtgtgcttgagtgttttcTGAAGTAAAGTTTCAACCCTTGTGACTTCGAGCCTTCTAGTATTTATAGCTATTTTCCTAACTGATCAATTTAAAATGAACATCCCACGTATGTGAAAACACAAGTCACCGTTCCGCTTTTTTGCCTAATCATGTAATGGCTATAGAATAATGTTCGATTTCAAGAATCTTCGATCCTTCCGCTCGAATAACTCCTCGATTTGCTAagttaatcgaactctcatttaACATCCTTAAATATGTTTCTTTCGACACCAACTTCTCTGCTAAAAGCTCACTTAACAATTTGAATAACCTTCTTCTTCGATATTTATTTCTAACTAACACTATGACTCTATGAGTGTTGTAAGAAGTTGAGCTCTATAATGGCTAAATTCTGGTGGGCTTCgtcaagaaaggaaagaagaatacATTAAACGGGATG is drawn from Arachis hypogaea cultivar Tifrunner chromosome 12, arahy.Tifrunner.gnm2.J5K5, whole genome shotgun sequence and contains these coding sequences:
- the LOC140177234 gene encoding uncharacterized protein — its product is MSIEKLSTEECQSLYSLLRAEQRPLHEIVADFNSSLPRHRHFTLCSYLLMLLQDKQLNISERIIAFALLVEAYSSQRPASNPFISFIVKVACHEGSEKVVRAFILQLLGVNASNSGKEFLKQSASDYVKGFDQSLHDFPPVDQLQQQFSDKVHHESYHSLFKGGSIKNVVPDPDVPPNCNADSAEFELRPGTKPKLGTGDKDEAVVGLLSNLSLEGLSPHWIRPLPPRLPILDGELVWLNPDDNHELMWDYGMCVDTSRGAAVRDLIAKALKGALAPAQQEQVLVELANDPKLVYHCGLTPRKLPELVENNPLIAVDVLTKLINSPEIAEYFTVLVNMDMSLHSMEVVNRLTTAVELPSEFVHMYITNCISSCVNIKDKYMQNRLVRLVCVFLQSLIRNNIINVKDLFIEVQAFCIEFSRIREAAALFRLLKSLE